One Azospirillum sp. TSA2s genomic region harbors:
- a CDS encoding Dps family protein has product MKIDIGISDADRKSIAEGLNKVLADTFALYIKTHSFHWNVTGPMFNTLHTMFMTQYTELWTALDEIAERIRALGYPAPGSFSQFAQLASIKEEAGVPKANDMIRQLVEGHEAAARTIRSVFPLAEQGSDEPTADLLTQRLQIHDKTAWMLRSMLE; this is encoded by the coding sequence ATGAAGATCGACATCGGGATCTCGGACGCAGACCGCAAATCCATCGCCGAAGGGCTGAACAAGGTTCTGGCCGACACCTTCGCGCTCTACATCAAGACCCATTCGTTCCACTGGAACGTCACCGGGCCGATGTTCAACACGCTCCACACCATGTTCATGACCCAGTACACGGAGCTGTGGACCGCACTGGACGAGATCGCGGAGCGCATCCGCGCCCTGGGCTATCCGGCGCCGGGCAGCTTCTCGCAGTTCGCACAGTTGGCCTCCATCAAGGAAGAGGCGGGCGTTCCCAAGGCGAACGACATGATCCGCCAGCTGGTCGAAGGCCACGAGGCCGCCGCCCGCACCATCCGCAGCGTCTTCCCGCTGGCCGAACAGGGCAGCGACGAGCCGACCGCCGACCTGCTGACCCAGCGCCTGCAGATCCACGACAAGACCGCCTGGATGCTGCGCAGCATGCTGGAGTAG
- a CDS encoding sensor histidine kinase, with protein sequence MVSETMPLRALRSHSSPLYRLPGSALVLIACTAAVLLTIGLSAVFAWRDRDEAVRQATGVAGNIGLLAAEHAARLIESGDLLLTQTATLAGPAGTPLPDDAATRDRMALLAASAPHVVGLEIRDPSGALRLSSLPEAAPGGARPALKPDGMAIGIGRMGGQMGGGSGGRSVITLARPLPGAAGGAPRGWAVAGLDARAFRDVYRSLDVGYGHSIAILQPDGTPLLREPEGGGIIGGNAGDDTASHADDIVVTRPVGDTGLSATVTIATGSVLRRWSERLWIYAAFAAAACATVAVIGALAIQRARREREAEDALQHAYDTLEEHVHQRTAQLERANAQLEAAVTDKEVLLKEVQHRVKNNLQVICSLLRLQAARIDEQARRGFDESLRRIQTMSLLHELLHRSDEPAHINFADALRQMCDGLVRSDNPTAARLELEAQDWIVDADRATPLAIATSELVSNALLHAFPHGHPGTVRVMLERDEAGMRLIVRDDGVGLPAGMPSQHKRPGRGGSSSGLGLNLVQALSHQAGATLKIERDGGTIFTLTIPEQPARQRAKTAA encoded by the coding sequence ATGGTTTCCGAAACGATGCCGTTGCGCGCGCTGCGTTCCCATTCCTCCCCGCTCTACCGGCTGCCCGGTTCGGCGCTGGTCCTGATTGCCTGCACCGCCGCGGTTCTGCTGACCATCGGGCTGTCGGCGGTCTTCGCCTGGCGTGACCGCGACGAGGCGGTCCGGCAGGCGACCGGCGTCGCCGGCAACATCGGACTGCTGGCGGCGGAGCATGCCGCCCGGCTGATCGAGTCGGGGGACCTGCTGCTGACCCAGACGGCGACGCTGGCCGGTCCGGCCGGGACGCCACTGCCCGACGATGCGGCGACGCGCGACCGCATGGCCCTGCTGGCGGCCAGCGCCCCCCATGTGGTCGGGCTGGAGATCCGCGACCCTTCGGGTGCGCTGCGGCTGTCGAGCCTGCCCGAGGCGGCGCCGGGCGGCGCCCGGCCGGCATTGAAGCCGGACGGCATGGCCATCGGTATCGGGCGGATGGGCGGGCAGATGGGCGGGGGTTCGGGCGGACGGTCGGTCATCACCCTGGCGCGCCCCCTGCCGGGTGCGGCAGGCGGCGCGCCGCGGGGCTGGGCGGTTGCCGGACTGGACGCGCGGGCCTTCCGCGACGTCTACCGCTCGCTCGACGTCGGCTATGGTCACAGCATCGCCATCCTGCAGCCGGATGGCACTCCGCTGCTGCGCGAGCCGGAGGGCGGCGGCATCATAGGCGGCAATGCGGGAGACGACACCGCCAGCCATGCCGACGACATCGTCGTCACCCGCCCGGTGGGCGACACCGGCCTGTCGGCCACGGTGACCATCGCCACCGGCAGTGTTCTGCGCCGCTGGAGCGAGCGGCTGTGGATCTACGCCGCCTTTGCCGCTGCGGCTTGCGCCACGGTCGCGGTGATCGGCGCCCTCGCCATCCAGCGCGCCCGGCGCGAGCGCGAAGCCGAGGACGCCCTGCAGCACGCCTACGACACGCTGGAGGAGCATGTCCACCAGCGCACCGCCCAGCTGGAGCGCGCCAACGCCCAGCTGGAGGCGGCGGTGACCGACAAGGAGGTCCTGCTGAAGGAGGTTCAGCATCGGGTGAAGAACAACCTGCAGGTCATCTGCAGCCTGCTGCGCCTGCAGGCGGCCCGTATCGACGAGCAGGCCCGCCGCGGCTTCGACGAGAGCCTGCGCCGCATCCAGACCATGAGCCTGCTGCACGAGCTGCTCCACCGCTCCGACGAGCCGGCCCACATCAACTTCGCCGACGCGCTGCGCCAGATGTGCGACGGGCTGGTCCGCTCCGACAATCCGACCGCCGCCCGGCTGGAGCTGGAGGCGCAGGACTGGATCGTCGATGCCGACCGCGCCACGCCGCTGGCCATCGCCACCAGCGAACTGGTGTCGAACGCGCTGCTGCACGCCTTCCCGCACGGGCATCCCGGCACCGTCCGCGTGATGCTGGAGCGCGACGAGGCCGGCATGCGGCTGATCGTGCGCGACGACGGCGTCGGGCTGCCCGCCGGCATGCCGAGCCAGCACAAGCGTCCCGGCCGCGGCGGTTCCAGCAGCGGCCTCGGCCTGAATCTGGTGCAGGCGCTGTCCCACCAGGCCGGCGCCACGCTGAAGATCGAGCGTGACGGCGGCACCATCTTCACCCTGACCATTCCCGAGCAGCCGGCCCGCCAGCGCGCCAAGACGGCGGCCTGA
- a CDS encoding Do family serine endopeptidase: MKRAVRPVVFAAAVGLAAVTGGALVAPADSVLGRLGSAFGLGASPAAAALPLGAVGGGTIAPMLEQVTPAVVNISVLSQAPQAENPLLRDPFFRRFFNLPDQMPQSRPQVSAGSGVIVDARNGYVVTNNHVVENAQEIAVTLKDRRRLRAKLIGRDAATDIALLQIKAEGLTALPLGDSDRSQVGDFVVAIGNPFGLGQTVTSGIVSALGRSGLKIEGYEDFIQTDASINPGNSGGALVNFQGELIGINTAIIGPAGGSVGIGFAVPVSIVRSVMEQLREYGEVRRGRLGVAIQDLTPDLAESMSLKGDEGALIAKIERGSPADSGGLRSGDVVIAVDGRPVRSATDFRNRIGLLRVGTPVQLTVMREGGQKSVTVRTAR, from the coding sequence ATGAAGAGGGCGGTGCGTCCGGTGGTGTTTGCTGCGGCGGTCGGACTGGCGGCGGTGACCGGCGGCGCGCTGGTCGCCCCGGCCGACTCGGTGCTGGGCCGGCTCGGTTCCGCCTTCGGCCTCGGCGCCTCGCCCGCGGCGGCGGCACTGCCTCTGGGCGCGGTCGGCGGCGGCACCATCGCCCCGATGCTGGAGCAGGTGACGCCGGCCGTCGTGAACATCTCGGTGCTGAGCCAGGCGCCCCAGGCGGAAAACCCGCTGCTGCGCGACCCCTTCTTCCGCCGCTTCTTCAACCTGCCGGACCAAATGCCGCAGTCCCGTCCGCAGGTCAGCGCCGGGTCGGGCGTGATCGTCGACGCCCGCAACGGCTATGTCGTCACCAACAACCATGTGGTGGAGAACGCGCAGGAGATCGCCGTCACCCTGAAGGACCGCCGCCGCCTGCGCGCCAAGCTGATCGGCCGCGACGCCGCCACCGACATCGCCCTGCTGCAGATCAAGGCGGAGGGGCTGACCGCGCTGCCGCTCGGCGACTCGGACCGCTCACAGGTCGGCGACTTCGTCGTCGCCATCGGCAACCCGTTCGGACTGGGGCAGACGGTGACCTCCGGCATCGTTTCCGCACTCGGCCGCAGCGGGCTGAAGATCGAAGGGTACGAGGATTTCATCCAGACCGACGCCTCGATCAATCCCGGCAATTCCGGCGGCGCGCTGGTCAATTTCCAGGGCGAGCTGATCGGCATCAACACGGCCATCATCGGCCCGGCCGGCGGCTCGGTCGGCATCGGCTTCGCCGTACCGGTCAGCATCGTGCGGTCGGTGATGGAACAGCTGCGCGAGTATGGCGAGGTGCGGCGCGGCCGGTTGGGCGTGGCCATCCAGGACCTGACGCCCGACCTTGCGGAAAGCATGAGCCTGAAGGGCGACGAAGGCGCGCTGATCGCCAAGATCGAACGCGGCTCGCCGGCCGACAGCGGCGGCTTGCGCAGCGGCGACGTGGTGATCGCGGTCGACGGCCGGCCGGTGCGCAGCGCCACCGATTTCCGCAACCGCATCGGTCTTCTGCGCGTCGGCACGCCGGTGCAGTTGACGGTGATGCGCGAGGGCGGGCAAAAGTCCGTCACCGTCCGCACCGCCCGCTGA
- a CDS encoding pentapeptide repeat-containing protein: MAQDGKSRIRLTQDQLDRVCERHVRFAEGRPNGARANLPFFDLSGLSLAGRNLTGAHLAGAILRDADLRGAVLDHADLYGADLRGADLSEARLFRTDMRGANVRGAKLDGATMVEVDLRDGSMVNRNSAGELKVVGFDPGPADMASAKLTNADMARAKLSGSFARAADFTNTRLAGARLDRTDLRDANFSGADLRGADLNGSDLRGAILDGASLDQDGLEQAIRTDEQAVAARQTPPQAPAPEPEPEETTADELPALPVDQLDSMLRQHMIWLGTSGKQGCQLDLTGLNLEGADLTGKILTLAKGSGARLRHARLNGAQLQAAQFDGADLRSADLSRADLRGVKLDRAILIDSRLDGANLGMLLVSAGAKVMRASLVRARLAGASLMQTNLKGSDLTLADLTGCDRSSAVLEGAILEGTRLGGA, translated from the coding sequence ATGGCGCAAGACGGCAAATCCCGCATCCGCCTGACCCAGGACCAACTCGACCGCGTGTGCGAGCGCCATGTCCGATTCGCCGAGGGCCGCCCGAACGGCGCCCGTGCCAACCTGCCCTTCTTCGACCTGTCCGGCCTGTCGCTGGCCGGCCGCAACCTGACCGGCGCCCATCTGGCCGGTGCCATCCTGCGTGACGCCGACCTGCGCGGCGCGGTGCTGGACCATGCCGACCTCTATGGCGCCGACCTGCGCGGGGCCGACCTGTCGGAGGCGCGGCTGTTCCGCACCGACATGCGCGGCGCCAACGTCCGCGGGGCCAAGCTGGACGGCGCCACCATGGTGGAGGTCGACCTGCGCGACGGCAGCATGGTCAACCGCAACAGCGCCGGCGAGTTGAAGGTGGTGGGCTTCGATCCCGGTCCGGCAGATATGGCGTCGGCGAAGCTGACCAACGCCGACATGGCGCGGGCCAAGCTGTCGGGCAGCTTCGCGCGGGCGGCCGACTTCACCAACACGCGGCTGGCCGGCGCCCGGCTGGACCGCACCGACCTGCGCGACGCCAACTTCTCCGGCGCCGACCTGCGCGGCGCCGACCTCAACGGTTCCGACCTGCGCGGCGCCATCCTCGACGGGGCCAGCCTGGATCAGGACGGGCTGGAACAGGCGATCCGCACCGACGAGCAGGCCGTTGCTGCCCGGCAGACACCGCCCCAGGCTCCGGCACCCGAGCCTGAACCGGAGGAGACGACGGCCGACGAGTTGCCGGCCCTGCCGGTCGATCAGCTGGACAGCATGCTGCGCCAGCACATGATCTGGCTGGGCACCAGCGGCAAGCAGGGCTGCCAGCTCGACCTGACCGGGCTGAACCTGGAGGGGGCCGACCTGACGGGCAAGATCCTGACGCTGGCCAAGGGCAGCGGCGCCCGGCTGCGCCATGCCCGGCTGAACGGCGCCCAACTGCAGGCCGCCCAGTTCGACGGCGCCGACCTGCGCTCCGCCGATCTCAGCCGCGCCGACCTGCGCGGGGTGAAGCTGGACCGCGCCATCCTGATCGACAGCCGGCTGGACGGCGCCAATCTCGGCATGCTGCTGGTCAGCGCCGGGGCCAAGGTGATGCGTGCGTCGCTGGTGCGGGCGCGGCTTGCCGGTGCCTCGCTGATGCAGACCAACCTGAAGGGCAGCGACCTGACCCTGGCCGACCTGACCGGCTGCGACCGCTCGTCGGCGGTGCTGGAGGGAGCGATCCTGGAGGGGACGCGGCTGGGAGGCGCCTGA
- the ihfB gene encoding integration host factor subunit beta: MTKSELIQRLAERNPHLYQRDIEKIVGTIFDEITEALARGDRVELRGFGAFSIKKRDARTGRNPRTGESVDVGEKCIPFFKTGKQLRERLNTE; encoded by the coding sequence ATGACCAAGTCGGAACTGATCCAACGGCTGGCGGAGCGGAACCCGCACCTGTACCAGCGCGACATCGAGAAGATCGTCGGCACCATCTTCGACGAGATCACCGAAGCGCTGGCGCGCGGCGACCGGGTGGAACTGCGCGGCTTCGGCGCCTTCTCCATCAAGAAACGGGACGCGCGCACGGGTCGCAACCCCCGGACCGGAGAATCGGTTGACGTCGGCGAGAAATGCATTCCTTTCTTCAAGACCGGCAAGCAGCTTCGCGAGCGTCTGAACACGGAGTGA
- a CDS encoding lipopolysaccharide assembly protein LapA domain-containing protein, producing the protein MRHISWIVTIPVALVAILFAISNRGIVTLSLWPLPFTLATPVYLATLVALVLGFLAGGFVVWNSQRRHRRRARREGNRVLYLERELKEAQARAAAAEKRLAESTRPVSGPVSGTLPGSALPVPAAENNAPTVH; encoded by the coding sequence TTGCGCCATATTTCCTGGATCGTCACCATTCCCGTGGCCCTCGTCGCGATCCTGTTCGCGATCTCCAACCGCGGGATCGTGACGCTGTCGCTGTGGCCGCTGCCCTTCACGCTCGCCACGCCGGTCTATCTGGCCACGCTGGTGGCGCTGGTGCTGGGCTTCCTGGCCGGCGGCTTCGTCGTCTGGAACAGCCAGCGCCGCCATCGCCGCCGCGCCCGCCGCGAGGGCAACCGCGTCCTGTATCTGGAGCGTGAACTGAAGGAAGCGCAGGCCCGCGCCGCCGCCGCCGAAAAGCGTCTGGCCGAGAGCACCCGCCCGGTTTCCGGACCGGTCTCCGGCACTCTGCCCGGCTCCGCCCTGCCGGTCCCGGCCGCCGAGAACAACGCGCCGACCGTCCACTGA